A window of Fluoribacter dumoffii NY 23 contains these coding sequences:
- a CDS encoding BufA1 family periplasmic bufferin-type metallophore gives MLLSDKLMQSVMTAFFVLVASGSSAAETNDPASATEKCYGIAKKGMNDCATATASCASSATKDRQKDAFILLPKGLCDRIVGGKLKPE, from the coding sequence ATGTTACTATCTGATAAATTAATGCAATCAGTAATGACTGCTTTTTTTGTTCTTGTTGCATCTGGAAGTTCTGCAGCGGAAACAAATGACCCAGCCTCTGCGACCGAAAAATGCTACGGGATTGCTAAAAAAGGGATGAATGATTGTGCGACTGCAACAGCTTCATGTGCCTCTTCAGCAACCAAGGATCGACAAAAAGATGCCTTTATTCTGTTACCAAAAGGTCTTTGCGATCGGATTGTAGGTGGAAAACTTAAACCTGAGTAA
- a CDS encoding Spy/CpxP family protein refolding chaperone: MNNKILLLPTLILAVILVQPSSACVGDINQCKLQHQFDRLAQELNLSANQKAKIRAYKEQTDASFKDNYAQLRLLGSEMSALTQADILDQKMLDSLIEKVNIIRGSMLKNKIIMQHHIYALLDEKQKIQFIEFKKNWVIHHSE, encoded by the coding sequence ATGAACAATAAAATTCTCTTGCTACCAACCCTCATCTTAGCGGTAATTCTGGTCCAGCCAAGCTCTGCTTGTGTAGGTGACATAAATCAATGTAAGCTTCAACATCAATTCGACAGGCTTGCTCAAGAACTGAATCTCTCAGCAAATCAAAAAGCCAAAATTAGAGCCTATAAAGAGCAAACTGATGCTTCGTTCAAAGATAACTACGCCCAACTCAGATTATTAGGCAGTGAAATGAGTGCTCTAACTCAAGCTGACATCCTGGATCAAAAAATGCTTGATTCACTGATAGAAAAAGTAAACATAATTAGAGGTTCTATGCTTAAAAATAAAATAATAATGCAACATCACATATATGCACTATTGGATGAAAAACAAAAAATTCAATTTATTGAATTTAAAAAAAATTGGGTGATACACCATAGTGAGTAG
- a CDS encoding cytochrome b has translation MQIKNSAARFGIVTIVLHWIIALLIIGLLVLGLYMTSLPWNPERLKLYGWHKEYGLLVLFIAIFRIIWRLSNEQPELALPWLEKIAARSMHWAFYLFMFAMPMTGWLITSAAGLPASFFGLFTLPNLIAPDESNRILFEEIHEWLGYALIAAICLHTAAALKHHFINKDDILRRMFP, from the coding sequence ATGCAAATTAAAAATAGCGCCGCTCGTTTTGGGATAGTGACCATAGTACTTCATTGGATTATTGCTTTATTAATTATTGGATTGCTGGTATTGGGGTTGTATATGACTTCTTTGCCATGGAATCCTGAAAGATTGAAACTCTATGGATGGCACAAGGAGTACGGTCTTCTAGTACTTTTTATTGCAATTTTTAGAATTATTTGGCGATTAAGTAATGAACAGCCTGAGCTTGCCTTGCCTTGGCTTGAAAAAATTGCTGCACGCAGCATGCACTGGGCCTTTTACTTATTTATGTTTGCCATGCCTATGACGGGGTGGTTGATTACCTCTGCTGCGGGATTACCTGCTTCATTTTTTGGACTATTTACATTACCTAATCTGATTGCGCCGGATGAAAGTAATCGTATTTTATTTGAAGAGATCCATGAATGGCTAGGGTATGCTCTTATTGCGGCAATCTGCTTACATACGGCTGCTGCTTTAAAACATCATTTTATTAACAAGGATGATATATTACGGAGAATGTTCCCATGA
- a CDS encoding YceI family protein, with translation MKMFKYFLFLFLLNTSYANASSEWTIVPNESSISFTATQNNAPVTGSFKEFTATIIADPAHLQDSKVDVVVNMNSLTTSYAEITSILTGPDWFNTKEFPKAEFKSTKFIKKDDKNYEATGTLTIKNKSVPVTLNFTAVESPKGHVVVEGHTNLKRLDFGIGQGDWSSTSEIKDEVTVNFKAVAQQK, from the coding sequence ATGAAAATGTTTAAGTATTTTCTCTTTCTGTTTTTATTGAATACTTCCTATGCAAATGCTTCATCTGAGTGGACAATTGTTCCCAATGAAAGCAGCATCAGTTTTACCGCAACACAAAATAATGCTCCTGTCACTGGATCATTCAAAGAATTTACCGCAACAATAATTGCAGATCCCGCGCATCTCCAGGACAGTAAAGTGGATGTAGTGGTTAATATGAACTCACTCACAACTTCCTATGCTGAAATAACTTCAATATTAACGGGTCCAGATTGGTTTAACACCAAAGAATTTCCAAAGGCTGAGTTTAAATCAACCAAATTCATCAAAAAGGATGATAAAAATTACGAAGCTACCGGAACATTAACCATCAAGAATAAATCTGTACCTGTAACACTTAACTTTACAGCGGTTGAGTCACCAAAAGGTCATGTGGTAGTTGAAGGACATACCAACCTAAAACGGCTTGACTTTGGAATTGGGCAAGGAGATTGGTCTAGCACTAGTGAAATAAAAGATGAGGTAACGGTAAATTTTAAAGCGGTTGCCCAACAAAAATAA
- a CDS encoding aminotransferase class I/II-fold pyridoxal phosphate-dependent enzyme, translated as MPISQKIKNYTNQLAHEGLLRNRRVHADDSSLIHFDSNDYLSLTRDKRIAEVYQRGYALYPTGSGASMLLSGYHSNHRAVEEAFANLLAVDDCILFSSGYAANLAVTALLGKLKVHCFIDKEIHASIYDGLALSHVNYTRYLHNNLDVLEGKLITGSALITEGIFSMSGQLAPLMQLSMLCNRNQGALLVDEAHSFGILGSQGKGAVAHYGLTQNEVPLRIIPLGKSFAAQGALVAGKADWIYALLQAGRSVIYSTAISPALSYGLLHTLEFVVNAEDRRLKLEQLIALFKTYRTQSPFNWADSSSPIQQLRLGCPYLALYFERELKKQGISCCAIRKPTVSAKASGLRVILNYNHTPEQIRELFDKLINIYECKHP; from the coding sequence ATGCCTATAAGTCAAAAAATAAAGAATTATACGAACCAACTCGCTCATGAAGGTCTATTAAGAAATAGACGCGTCCATGCAGATGATTCGTCGTTAATTCATTTTGACAGCAATGATTATTTATCTTTAACCCGAGACAAACGTATCGCGGAAGTATATCAGCGTGGGTATGCCTTATATCCTACCGGAAGTGGTGCATCGATGCTGCTTAGCGGATATCATTCCAATCACCGGGCAGTTGAAGAGGCGTTCGCCAATTTATTAGCGGTGGATGATTGCATCTTGTTCTCTTCAGGGTATGCTGCAAATCTCGCGGTAACCGCTTTACTCGGCAAATTAAAAGTACACTGTTTTATTGATAAAGAAATACATGCTTCAATTTACGATGGTCTAGCCTTATCCCATGTAAACTATACACGTTATTTGCATAACAATTTAGATGTATTGGAAGGTAAACTGATCACGGGTTCCGCTTTAATCACGGAAGGCATTTTTAGTATGAGCGGCCAATTGGCGCCTTTAATGCAACTTTCGATGCTGTGCAATAGAAATCAAGGTGCGCTATTGGTTGACGAGGCTCATTCATTTGGGATATTGGGCAGCCAGGGAAAGGGCGCTGTTGCGCATTATGGGTTAACTCAAAATGAAGTCCCCCTAAGGATTATTCCCTTAGGAAAATCCTTTGCTGCCCAAGGTGCACTTGTGGCGGGTAAAGCAGACTGGATTTATGCTTTATTACAGGCAGGTCGTTCCGTCATTTATTCTACTGCGATAAGTCCGGCATTGAGTTATGGATTATTACATACCCTGGAATTTGTGGTAAATGCCGAAGATCGGCGATTGAAATTGGAGCAATTAATCGCACTATTTAAAACATACAGGACTCAATCACCTTTTAATTGGGCTGATTCAAGCAGCCCCATTCAACAACTTCGATTAGGGTGCCCCTATTTGGCCTTGTATTTTGAACGGGAATTAAAAAAACAAGGTATTAGTTGTTGTGCTATAAGAAAACCTACAGTAAGTGCAAAAGCAAGTGGTTTACGGGTGATTTTGAATTATAACCATACACCGGAACAAATCCGTGAACTTTTTGATAAATTAATTAATATATATGAATGTAAACATCCGTAG
- the bioD gene encoding dethiobiotin synthase, giving the protein MRRYFITGTDTDCGKTYVTASLLNYFPSAAAIKPVASGCMEIENTLINSDALQLQKNNISLDIINPWRFKMPVSPHIAAQSEGVSLSINDISNYCLNLQLSGIEKLFIEGAGGLMVPLNDNETWVDFLQITKIPVILVVGMKLGCINHALLTESALLANNIECLGWIANCIDSNMLVLAENIATLTRKLTVPLLAKVPFGSNLQITESFLSVL; this is encoded by the coding sequence ATGAGACGATATTTTATTACTGGTACAGATACTGACTGTGGTAAAACTTATGTCACAGCGAGTTTATTAAACTATTTTCCATCAGCGGCTGCAATAAAACCTGTTGCAAGTGGATGCATGGAAATTGAAAATACATTAATCAATAGTGATGCACTGCAGTTACAGAAAAATAATATCAGCCTGGATATCATCAATCCCTGGCGATTTAAAATGCCTGTCTCGCCTCATATCGCTGCCCAAAGCGAGGGAGTCAGTTTATCGATTAACGACATTTCAAATTATTGCCTTAACTTGCAATTATCCGGTATTGAAAAATTATTTATTGAGGGAGCGGGGGGATTAATGGTTCCCTTAAATGATAATGAAACCTGGGTCGACTTTTTACAAATTACCAAAATACCTGTTATTTTGGTTGTAGGAATGAAATTAGGCTGTATTAATCATGCTTTGCTCACAGAAAGTGCCTTGCTTGCCAATAATATCGAGTGTCTTGGATGGATTGCCAATTGTATTGATTCAAATATGCTGGTCTTGGCAGAAAATATTGCTACGTTAACCCGGAAACTGACTGTTCCTCTTTTGGCAAAAGTGCCGTTTGGAAGTAATTTGCAAATCACTGAATCTTTTTTGTCTGTTCTATAA
- a CDS encoding alpha/beta fold hydrolase has protein sequence MNVNIRSYGEGLPLVFFHGWGFDSRIWLPLVPQLSRDYQIILIDLPGFGHTPIMEWELFKKFLLEQLPKHFALIGWSMGGLYAIRLAVEEPDRVYKLINIASSPRFLYTDLWPGVSPEVFKKFYKQLFAKPESTLKEFMELNGLTSADRLKHLPERLPSPEGLQSGLNILESWDLREELSNFGNPAYFMFGRLDPIVPVKTMNSMQLNYPDFNYLLFKRAAHIPFLSHMDLFIEEFRGFMK, from the coding sequence ATGAATGTAAACATCCGTAGCTATGGGGAAGGATTGCCTCTTGTTTTTTTTCATGGATGGGGATTCGACAGTCGAATCTGGTTGCCATTAGTGCCCCAACTTTCCAGGGACTACCAAATCATATTAATTGATTTACCAGGATTTGGTCACACTCCCATTATGGAATGGGAATTGTTTAAAAAATTTTTATTAGAGCAATTGCCAAAACACTTCGCATTAATTGGTTGGTCCATGGGTGGATTGTATGCCATACGTCTGGCAGTAGAGGAACCTGATAGAGTATATAAGCTCATTAACATTGCTTCTTCACCACGATTTTTATATACGGATTTATGGCCTGGTGTTTCCCCGGAAGTTTTTAAAAAATTCTATAAACAACTATTTGCAAAGCCCGAAAGTACATTGAAAGAATTTATGGAACTTAATGGATTGACTTCTGCCGACAGATTGAAACATCTGCCTGAGAGGCTACCCTCACCAGAAGGTTTGCAGTCAGGTCTTAATATTCTTGAGTCTTGGGATTTGCGTGAGGAACTGAGCAATTTTGGTAATCCTGCATATTTTATGTTTGGTCGGCTTGATCCTATAGTTCCTGTTAAAACAATGAATTCAATGCAACTGAACTATCCTGACTTTAATTACCTGCTGTTTAAACGCGCAGCACACATACCTTTCTTATCCCATATGGATTTATTCATCGAGGAATTTAGAGGATTTATGAAATGA
- a CDS encoding YbdK family carboxylate-amine ligase, with amino-acid sequence MPLEVFNSSKLLTMGVELELQLVSLSDYDLTDSSPDLLELLKRQPFPGAFTPEITESMIEVSTHIHSNYEDLLNQLLAIRDALIRAGDKLNIGICGGGTHPFQLWSERKIYNKLRFLEVSQLYGYLSKQFTIFGLHIHIGCTSGKEALFLLHSLNRYIPHFIALSASSPFVQGKDTLFNSARLNSVFAFPLSGRAPFVLDWEEFNHYFAKMEQTGIVHSMKDFYWDIRPKPEFGTIELRVCDTPLTVNRAAALASYLQSLCAYLLEGHEPFPAEDDYLVYNYNRFQACRFGLEGTIINPKTYKPISLREDILTTLRLIQSHAGQLNGIEAFDHINQIIHQGSDASFLRQKFIEQTSTESIVDASLKQFRFSK; translated from the coding sequence ATGCCATTGGAGGTATTCAATAGTTCCAAGCTTTTGACCATGGGTGTTGAGCTTGAATTGCAATTAGTAAGCCTTAGTGACTATGATTTAACCGATTCCAGCCCCGATCTGTTGGAATTATTAAAACGCCAACCATTCCCAGGCGCTTTTACACCTGAAATTACAGAAAGCATGATAGAAGTTTCAACCCATATTCATAGTAATTACGAGGATCTTTTAAACCAATTATTGGCTATTCGCGATGCCTTAATACGGGCTGGAGATAAGTTGAATATTGGAATATGTGGTGGAGGAACACATCCATTCCAATTATGGTCTGAGCGAAAAATATATAATAAATTACGATTTCTGGAGGTATCTCAACTTTATGGATACCTCTCCAAACAATTCACTATTTTTGGTTTACATATCCATATTGGTTGTACTTCAGGCAAAGAGGCTCTTTTTCTATTGCATAGCTTGAATCGCTATATTCCACATTTCATTGCCCTATCTGCCTCCTCTCCATTTGTACAAGGAAAGGATACCTTGTTCAACTCCGCACGGCTTAATTCAGTTTTTGCATTTCCTTTAAGTGGCCGTGCCCCCTTTGTATTAGATTGGGAAGAGTTTAATCATTATTTCGCCAAAATGGAGCAAACTGGAATAGTACATAGTATGAAGGACTTTTATTGGGATATTCGCCCAAAACCTGAGTTCGGAACAATTGAATTACGTGTTTGCGATACTCCTCTAACTGTCAATAGAGCCGCAGCTTTAGCTTCCTATTTGCAATCATTGTGTGCGTATCTACTTGAAGGGCACGAACCTTTCCCTGCTGAGGATGATTATCTCGTATACAACTATAATCGATTTCAAGCGTGTCGATTTGGTTTGGAAGGAACCATTATCAACCCTAAAACATATAAACCCATATCTCTACGGGAAGATATACTTACTACTTTACGTTTAATCCAATCACACGCAGGACAATTAAACGGTATAGAGGCATTTGATCATATAAATCAAATTATTCATCAGGGAAGTGATGCGTCATTTTTGCGACAAAAATTTATAGAGCAAACAAGTACTGAAAGTATTGTAGATGCTTCATTGAAACAATTTAGATTCTCAAAATGA
- a CDS encoding YceI family protein, whose amino-acid sequence MKQILGSLSLLLAFTFSVPTYSAPENYTLDKNHTYVLWSIDHLGFSTQYGKWYGTGQLILDKDNPSQSKVNVKIDVADMITGIPELDKHLKSKLFFDTAQFPTATFVSNKVTPKGDNKATVEGTLTLHGVSKPVVLDVTLNKEGMSPISNKMSVGFTATTSINRSDFGINAFLPSVSDKVNLSIGAEAYQDKK is encoded by the coding sequence ATGAAGCAAATTTTAGGAAGCTTATCCTTGCTTTTGGCATTCACTTTTTCTGTGCCAACCTATTCCGCCCCTGAAAACTACACTTTGGATAAAAACCATACTTATGTATTGTGGAGTATTGATCATTTGGGTTTTTCTACCCAATACGGAAAATGGTATGGGACTGGCCAGCTGATTCTTGATAAAGATAATCCCAGTCAAAGTAAAGTCAATGTAAAAATTGACGTTGCTGACATGATAACCGGCATACCAGAGTTGGATAAGCACTTAAAAAGTAAATTATTTTTTGATACAGCGCAATTTCCTACGGCAACCTTTGTCAGCAATAAAGTTACTCCTAAGGGTGATAATAAAGCTACAGTTGAGGGGACCTTGACTTTGCATGGGGTAAGTAAACCCGTTGTGTTAGATGTTACTTTAAATAAAGAAGGGATGAGCCCCATTAGTAACAAGATGTCTGTTGGCTTTACTGCAACTACCTCTATCAACCGTTCTGATTTTGGGATAAATGCCTTTCTGCCCTCAGTGAGCGATAAAGTAAACCTTTCAATAGGTGCCGAAGCGTATCAGGATAAAAAATAG
- the rpsB gene encoding 30S ribosomal protein S2 → MNNISMRELLEAGAHFGHRTRFWNPEMGEYIFGSRNKIHIINLEKTMVMLNDVVNYVGRLASNKAKILFVGTKRAAQDSIREHAKRCGMPYVDHRWLGGMLTNYKTVRQSIFRLKELKEMKEKGLFNGMIKKEALMLTRELEKLEKGLGGIENMGGLPDALFVVDVGFEHIAVEEAHRLKIPVIGVVDTNNSPRNIDYIIPGNDDSMRAVDIYVRCIADAILDAKGSNTVGVGSSDAEFVEVVEQTGDAEKAGE, encoded by the coding sequence ATGAATAATATAAGTATGCGTGAATTGCTCGAAGCAGGTGCACATTTTGGACACAGAACTCGCTTTTGGAATCCTGAAATGGGCGAATATATATTTGGCTCTCGTAACAAAATCCATATTATAAATCTTGAAAAAACAATGGTGATGCTTAACGATGTGGTTAATTATGTTGGTAGATTAGCATCTAATAAAGCAAAAATTCTATTTGTAGGTACTAAAAGAGCAGCACAAGACAGTATTCGTGAACATGCGAAACGTTGTGGCATGCCTTACGTTGATCATCGTTGGTTAGGCGGTATGTTAACCAACTATAAAACAGTACGTCAGTCAATTTTCCGTTTAAAAGAATTAAAGGAAATGAAGGAAAAAGGACTGTTTAACGGGATGATTAAGAAAGAAGCATTAATGCTGACCCGCGAACTTGAAAAATTGGAAAAAGGTTTGGGCGGTATTGAGAACATGGGCGGTTTACCTGATGCTCTGTTTGTTGTCGATGTTGGTTTTGAACACATCGCTGTTGAAGAAGCTCATCGTTTGAAAATTCCCGTTATCGGTGTTGTTGATACTAACAACAGCCCAAGAAACATTGATTACATTATTCCTGGTAATGATGACTCTATGAGAGCAGTTGATATCTATGTACGTTGTATTGCTGATGCAATTTTAGATGCTAAAGGCAGTAACACTGTAGGCGTGGGTTCATCTGATGCTGAATTTGTTGAAGTAGTTGAACAAACTGGCGATGCAGAAAAAGCTGGGGAATAA
- the bioB gene encoding biotin synthase BioB gives MTQAKKTWSASEITELYQQPFNDLLHQAHSIHREHHQPNSLQFATLLSIKTGACPEDCGYCSQSGHHKTHVEKEKLMSVADVIQAAQEAKDGGAKRFCMGAAWRCPPDKAMNELQEMIKGVKALGLETCMTLGMLNQEQAACLKDAGLDYYNHNIDTSPSYYEKVVTTRKFSERLDTLHNVREAGINVCCGGILGLGETREDRIEFLLTLANMDTPPESVPINRLIPVEGTPLAKAQPVEGIELVRTIATARILMPQSVIRLTAGRTEMSDELQALCFFAGANSVFIGDKLLTEENPQRMKDKNLFNKLGLTEMI, from the coding sequence GTGACTCAAGCCAAAAAGACCTGGTCTGCCTCTGAAATTACTGAGCTTTATCAGCAACCGTTTAATGATTTGTTGCATCAGGCCCACTCAATACACAGGGAACATCATCAACCTAATTCATTACAATTTGCTACTTTATTAAGTATCAAAACAGGAGCTTGTCCCGAGGACTGTGGATACTGCTCTCAAAGCGGTCATCATAAAACTCATGTAGAAAAAGAAAAACTAATGTCGGTTGCTGATGTAATACAAGCAGCACAGGAAGCCAAGGATGGTGGTGCAAAACGTTTTTGTATGGGAGCTGCCTGGCGTTGCCCTCCTGATAAAGCCATGAATGAGCTCCAGGAAATGATTAAAGGTGTGAAAGCCTTAGGCTTGGAAACATGCATGACTTTGGGTATGTTAAACCAGGAACAGGCAGCCTGCTTAAAAGATGCGGGTTTGGATTATTACAATCATAATATTGACACATCACCATCCTATTATGAAAAAGTGGTGACGACGCGCAAATTCAGTGAGCGGCTTGATACATTACACAATGTTCGCGAGGCAGGAATTAACGTATGTTGTGGTGGTATTTTGGGTTTAGGTGAGACACGTGAGGACCGTATAGAATTTTTATTAACTCTGGCCAATATGGATACTCCACCAGAAAGTGTCCCCATCAACCGATTAATCCCGGTGGAAGGAACACCCCTTGCGAAAGCTCAGCCCGTAGAAGGCATAGAATTAGTTCGTACGATTGCAACAGCCAGAATATTAATGCCTCAAAGTGTTATTCGCTTGACAGCTGGCAGAACGGAGATGAGCGATGAGCTCCAGGCTCTCTGTTTCTTTGCGGGTGCAAATTCGGTCTTTATTGGGGATAAATTATTAACCGAAGAAAACCCTCAACGCATGAAGGATAAAAATCTTTTTAACAAACTCGGTTTAACTGAGATGATTTAA
- a CDS encoding glycosyltransferase family 88 protein codes for MYQYNPKLHVKIWLSNNPSIFMNLENQIRLIEMRERNPNDIIHLVYESTLLTQSSITALHEFCREHNIVPINANFIQDSLHSENEKILFNFYKDEISHLNTGGNLAVASDILRWLSPVFKKGTYTDFDFPVDTSQLPEFIPTETPILLNIGSLKLGKKEFILANNDFVAVIDAIAAKNAIDRVQNGLIARLSHYDTDFIERTEKELNQDSFINRYLLKFMKNRSESLYIAKSKEIIPPNTPSSSLRIRTYIGEVMTDKNKFLNFNKMSPQETHQEVIKRLRKEQQAQLNFIKYLFFSQEYSVIKRTLETDDEKFLTYLMKKEHDLYLKSIVVCTTGPIQISNALFNGYVVDTNRFINEIQPHSFNHYGLQSAFRSQNSIPLHENVLGMLKFLGVDEGELNDSSWLDSGQKLQASRTKLLAARQKELASTLPVSFSMIKSDAEQYLNKMMQVSSQSYLNNEYSNAENLALILNCFNNENEFNIPEFKKVILSISKNKIDGYTQKLIDNLQSLCHEAIIFNLTKDRKIKIDSLLVD; via the coding sequence ATGTATCAATATAATCCAAAATTGCATGTAAAAATCTGGTTAAGTAATAATCCAAGTATATTCATGAACTTGGAAAATCAAATCCGTCTTATTGAAATGCGTGAAAGAAATCCAAACGATATCATTCATTTGGTTTATGAATCTACCTTGCTCACGCAATCCTCAATAACTGCCCTTCATGAGTTCTGCCGAGAGCATAATATTGTCCCTATAAATGCAAATTTCATTCAAGACTCACTTCACTCAGAGAATGAAAAAATATTATTTAATTTCTATAAAGATGAAATATCTCATTTAAATACAGGAGGCAATCTGGCTGTGGCCAGTGACATTTTAAGATGGCTTTCTCCTGTTTTTAAAAAAGGCACTTATACCGATTTTGATTTTCCCGTAGATACCTCCCAACTGCCTGAATTCATTCCAACTGAAACACCTATATTACTCAATATTGGCAGTTTAAAATTGGGGAAAAAGGAATTTATCCTTGCAAATAACGACTTTGTCGCGGTAATAGATGCAATCGCTGCAAAAAATGCTATTGATCGGGTACAAAATGGGCTGATTGCAAGATTGTCTCATTATGATACTGACTTTATCGAACGCACTGAAAAAGAACTAAACCAGGACAGCTTCATTAATCGTTATCTTTTGAAGTTTATGAAGAATCGTTCCGAATCTCTTTATATAGCCAAATCCAAGGAAATCATCCCACCTAATACTCCTAGTTCTTCATTAAGGATCAGAACTTACATTGGTGAAGTAATGACGGATAAAAATAAATTTTTAAACTTTAATAAAATGAGCCCGCAAGAAACTCATCAGGAAGTGATAAAACGATTGAGAAAAGAGCAACAGGCTCAGCTGAATTTCATCAAGTATCTTTTTTTTAGTCAAGAATACTCCGTGATTAAGCGTACTTTAGAAACTGATGATGAGAAGTTTTTAACTTATTTAATGAAAAAGGAACATGATCTGTATCTTAAATCAATTGTTGTATGCACAACTGGACCCATACAAATATCAAATGCTTTATTTAATGGATATGTGGTGGATACAAACAGATTTATTAATGAAATACAGCCTCACTCTTTTAACCATTATGGGTTACAAAGTGCTTTTCGTTCACAAAACTCAATTCCTTTACATGAAAATGTTTTGGGCATGCTTAAATTTCTTGGTGTTGATGAAGGAGAATTGAATGATTCGTCTTGGCTGGATTCAGGACAAAAACTTCAAGCATCACGCACAAAATTGCTTGCTGCCCGCCAAAAAGAATTAGCCTCAACTCTACCCGTCTCATTTTCAATGATTAAAAGTGATGCGGAACAATATCTCAATAAAATGATGCAAGTTTCATCCCAGTCTTATTTAAATAATGAGTATTCCAACGCGGAGAATCTTGCACTTATATTAAATTGTTTTAATAACGAAAATGAATTTAACATCCCTGAATTTAAAAAAGTTATTCTTAGTATCTCTAAGAATAAAATTGATGGATACACGCAAAAATTAATTGATAATCTGCAAAGCCTTTGTCATGAGGCAATAATTTTTAATTTAACTAAAGATAGAAAAATCAAAATAGACAGTCTTCTCGTTGACTAA
- a CDS encoding cation:proton antiporter — MPPFWTIITDLAWPIALVIAWIFGEIGFRWAKLPHISVYAMIGFMLAPTQIGLLPKIENPSILFLANIGFGLILFESGYRINLRWFFNNLWILVTSFAEATLTFVFIYLVAIYYGLNQSTSLLLAALSTATSPATIIRMIHEQHSSGQVTERILHLSVLNCIFAVFLFKVIIGLVIFRNSGDLWQAISGSLIVLLLSTGLGMLFGVVLPTLLKTFKSTYSDNTLAFSIAIILLVAITHYFKLSPVLATLTFGIVSRHGRIVFNSSQRGFGTLGDLLTVLLFVFIAAKIDWELVKHGWVLGLAIILVRQVAKMGGISLFAYFSGISLKKGLLTGVAMAPISVFVILILEQSRYIGLNLVETLAPLAMVAFSLEIIGPLMVQYSFYFAKEIPTTKER; from the coding sequence ATGCCCCCTTTTTGGACAATTATAACTGATCTTGCATGGCCAATTGCCTTGGTTATTGCCTGGATATTTGGCGAAATTGGATTTCGTTGGGCGAAACTTCCCCATATCAGTGTTTATGCAATGATTGGCTTTATGCTTGCACCAACACAAATTGGATTATTACCAAAAATTGAAAACCCCTCCATTTTATTTTTAGCAAACATTGGTTTCGGCCTGATTTTATTCGAATCGGGATATCGGATAAATTTACGTTGGTTTTTCAATAACTTATGGATTCTTGTCACCAGCTTTGCGGAAGCAACATTAACTTTTGTGTTCATTTATCTCGTCGCAATCTATTATGGTTTAAATCAATCTACAAGTCTCTTGCTAGCAGCCTTGTCTACCGCTACCTCTCCGGCCACTATAATCCGCATGATTCATGAGCAGCATAGTTCTGGGCAAGTAACAGAGCGTATCTTACACTTATCAGTATTGAATTGTATTTTTGCGGTATTTCTTTTTAAAGTTATTATTGGTTTAGTCATTTTTAGAAACTCTGGAGATTTATGGCAAGCGATTTCGGGCAGCTTAATCGTTTTATTACTCTCTACTGGCTTAGGCATGCTATTTGGAGTGGTTCTACCTACTCTTCTCAAAACCTTTAAAAGTACTTATAGTGACAACACACTTGCTTTTTCAATTGCGATAATTCTATTAGTAGCAATTACCCATTATTTTAAACTTTCCCCAGTACTGGCAACTTTAACCTTTGGGATTGTATCCCGGCATGGTCGTATCGTATTTAACTCATCTCAACGTGGTTTTGGTACACTGGGTGATTTATTAACGGTTTTATTATTTGTATTTATTGCAGCCAAAATTGATTGGGAACTGGTAAAACATGGATGGGTTCTGGGATTAGCTATTATTCTTGTTCGCCAAGTGGCAAAAATGGGCGGCATTAGCCTATTTGCCTATTTCAGCGGGATCTCCCTGAAAAAGGGGCTGCTTACAGGAGTTGCGATGGCACCCATCTCTGTGTTCGTCATTTTAATATTGGAACAATCCAGATATATCGGGCTCAATCTGGTTGAGACACTAGCCCCTCTTGCAATGGTTGCATTTAGTTTAGAAATCATAGGTCCCCTTATGGTGCAATATTCATTTTATTTCGCAAAGGAAATTCCTACAACGAAGGAGAGGTAA